The sequence below is a genomic window from bacterium.
GGCCCCCGACACGGTCAAACATCAGGGCCGGCCGCTGCTCCTCCGGAATGTCCTGGAATGCCAGACGGCTGACCGCGGCGACCTCCCACGTCTTGTCCACCTCCGAGCGGACGTGGTGGAGCCTCCCGGCACCCTCCAGGGCCTTGAGAAACTCGCGCAGATCATGGTACGGCATGCGTGTACCCTCCGATGTCGCGCGCGGTCACGGCGAGCGCCGGCCATCGAGGTGGAGAAGACCTGCCGCCGTCTCTCCCAGAATGGCCGCCGCCGCCCCGCCGGGCAGCCCGAGGGTTCGGACCAATCCCGCGTACTCCTGGATCCCCGCGAGGCCTTTGCCCGTCTGGGTGGTCGCTCCCGTGAAGTCCTGCGGATAATCGGTGGCGAAGACCAGCCGGTCGGGCCGGATCCCCGCGACCGCGCATCGAAGCGCGACGGGCCCCCCCTCGAACCCCGCCGTGTCGAAGTAGAGGCGATCGAACGATTCCTCAAACGGCCGCCGGAGCGTGCCGAACCGTCCCGCCTTGGCCGCAAGCCGTTCTTTTACCGCGGCGACGCCACCGCCGAAATGCGCGAAGACGAGCTTCAACGTCGGGTATTCCTCCATCATGCGCCCGGCGATCACCCGGGTCACCGCCACTTGTAGGTCAACCTCGCGGCCGATGATCCGGGCCAGGTCGTACTCCCCGAGGAGCGCATAGCCCACCGGGATCTGGGCAGGGTGCACGAAGACCGGCAAGTCGTGC
It includes:
- a CDS encoding amidohydrolase family protein — encoded protein: MIVDFQHHFVPLELVTRRGFTPGERRNLIEGGIPKLTLHEKLYDMDGQIRDMDLAGIDLAVLSCNLGWDAPLEDCRLINDRLADIERQYPGRFVGLAHAPVHEPAGLAEIERATKELGLRGATIASQVNGLSLDAPTLAPFYRKVVAHDLPVFVHPAQIPVGYALLGEYDLARIIGREVDLQVAVTRVIAGRMMEEYPTLKLVFAHFGGGVAAVKERLAAKAGRFGTLRRPFEESFDRLYFDTAGFEGGPVALRCAVAGIRPDRLVFATDYPQDFTGATTQTGKGLAGIQEYAGLVRTLGLPGGAAAAILGETAAGLLHLDGRRSP